From Clarias gariepinus isolate MV-2021 ecotype Netherlands chromosome 2, CGAR_prim_01v2, whole genome shotgun sequence, one genomic window encodes:
- the LOC128515450 gene encoding liver carboxylesterase-like has protein sequence MWTFTVILFSLLGVNTVISATADDGPIVHTKYGALKGEFMRAKGKDTIVHSYLGVPFAKPPVGPLRLSAPQPAEQWQGVRDATKQPYMCMQNRELTVSFISNSHSMTVDVPQVSEDCLYLNIYTPAKPNKDAKLPVMVWIHGGGFSVGSAYMFDGHALAAYQNVVVVLIQYRLGLFGFFSTGDEHAPGNYGLLDQVAALQWVQENIHSFGGDPGLVTIFGQSAGGSSVSYHILSPLSAGLFRYAIAESGTAAIDPFFTDSPLSVAQPVAKAFGCDTSSTKQIVDCIMQLSQEDYLSVNQKEEFHFKVTKDGRFLSKSVDELLQNKEFSKVPFITGVNNDEGGFILLNFLVPQGWTEGVDREQVSSLLPKILMYPDLGGKWLYEIVANEYLGTTHDRIKVRDALREICGDFWFNIPALKVAKHHKDSGAPVYMYEFQHTFNEHQKKRLSFVGSDHGDEFLFVFGGCFANGHLKPNGQFTEEEDELCRTIMAYWGNFARTGSPNGPGLTPWPEFGAEAEYLSIGLEQKPGKNLERKHYAFITQTLPRLKHETKDDPIVQIKYGTLKGERVTAIGKDTVVYSYLGVPFAKPPVGPLRFTAPQPAEQWQGIKDATKQPYMCIQNRKATIDLFANETLNTEVPEVSEDCLYLNIYTPAKPGENTKLPVMVWIHGGGLSIGSASTYDGSVLSAYQNVVVVLIQYRLGLFGFFSTGDEHAPGNYGLLDQVAALQWVQENIHSFGGDPGSVTIFGESAGGASVSFLLLSPLSTGLFHRAIAESGTATMKGIVGNPLPVAQLLANRSGCDISSTQKIAQCIKRWSTEDAIALSKETLFQRFVVTVDKTFLPKPVEELLQNQEFHKVPLMTGLTNDEFGWLMPNFLAPSGWMDGMNKEQILASMTPFTSETHPQWINELLVEEYLGSTADPIKNRDGYKELMADMIFLIPTLTLAKAHKAGGAPVYLYEFQQAPSIFQANRPSFVGADHTDELVFVFGLCFGNAHVKATTSLTKKENELCRTVMAYWGNFARTGSPNGPGLTPWPEFGAEAEYLGIGLDQKPGKNLKKERYIFMTEKLPELVAAAQTNTEHVEL, from the exons atgtggacATTCACTGTGATTCTCTTCAGTCTATTAGGCGTTAATACTGTAATCTCAGCCACAGCCGACGATG gtCCAATTGTGCACACGAAATATGGGGCTCTAAAAGGTGAGTTCATGAGAGCTAAAGGAAAGGACACGATCGTCCACAGCTACCTGGGCGTGCCGTTTGCCAAGCCACCTGTGGGCCCTTTGAGACTGTCCGCCCCACAACCTGCAGAACAATGGCAAGGAGTGAGAGACGCCACCAAACAGCCATACAT GTGTATGCAAAACAGGGAGCTGACTGTATCATTTATAAGTAATAGTCATTCCATGACCGTGGACGTTCCTCAAGTGTCAGAGGACTGCCTTTACCTCAACATTTACACGCCTGCTAAACCAAATAAAGATGCCAAGCTACCT GTTATGGTTTGGATCCATGGTGGAGGCTTCTCCGTAGGCTCGGCTTACATGTTTGACGGACATGCACTGGCAGCCTATCAAAACGTTGTTGTAGTACTAATCCAGTACAGGCTTGGATTATTTGGATTTTTCAG CACAGGGGATGAACACGCACCAGGAAATTATGGCCTCCTGGATCAAGTGGCGGCTCTTCAGTGGGTTCAGGAGAACATCCACAGTTTTGGAGGTGATCCTGGATTAGTCACGATCTTTGGACAGTCTGCAGGAGGATCCAGTGTGTCCTACCAT ATATTGTCACCTTTGTCTGCTGGACTTTTTCGTTATGCTATAGCAGAGAGTGGTACTGCTGCAATAGATCCTTTCTTTACAGACAGTCCATTATCAGTAGCTCAG CCTGTGGCTAAAGCGTTTGGCTGTGACACTTCAAGCACAAAGCAGATTGTTGATTGTATTATGCAGTTGTCACAGGAGGATTATTTGTCAGTGAACCAAAAG GAGGAGTTCCATTTTAAAGTAACAAAGGATGGACGATTCCTTTCTAAATCTGTGGATGAACTTCTACAGAACAAAGAGTTCAGCAAAGTGCCGTTTATTACTGGGGTGAATAATGATGAAGGAGGTTTTATTCTTCTTAAT TTCCTTGTTCCTCAAGGATGGACCGAAGGAGTGGACAGAGAGCAAGTTTCGTCATTACTGCCTAAGATTTTGATGTATCCTGAT CTTGGTGGTAAATGGCTTTATGAAATAGTGGCGAATGAGTACCTGGGCACCACGCACGATCGGATTAAAGTCCGAGATGCTTTAAGAGAGATATGTGGCGACTTTTGGTTTAACATACCTGCTCTTAAAGTAGCAAAACACCACAAAG ATTCTGGAGCACCAGTTTACATGTATGAATTCCAGCACACTTTCAACGAGCACCAGAAAAAAAGGCTAAGCTTTGTAGGAAGTGACCACGGGGATGAATTCCTCTTTGTTTTTGGTGGATGTTTTGCAAATGGTCACCTTAAGCCAAATG GTCAGTTTACAGAAGAAGAGGATGAACTGTGTAGAACTATAATGGCCTACTGGGGAAACTTTGCTCGCACTGG GTCTCCAAACGGACCAGGCCTGACCCCATGGCCAGAGTTTGGTGCTGAAGCTGAGTATCTGAGCATTGGCCTGGAGCAGAAGCCTGGAAAGAACTTGGAGAGAAAGCACTATGCATTTATAACCCAAACTCTGCCACGATTAAAGCATGAGACAAAAGATG ATCCAATTGTGCAGATCAAATATGGAACTCTAAAAGGTGAGCGTGTGACGGCTATAGGGAAGGACACAGTTGTTTACAGTTATCTGGGTGTACCATTTGCAAAGCCACCAGTGGGACCTTTAAGATTTACTGCACCCCAACCTGCAGAACAATGGCAAGGAATAAAAGATGCTACAAAGCAGCCATACAT GTGTATACAAAACAGGAAAGCTACTATTGATCTCTTCGCCAATGAAACACTCAATACGGAAGTTCCTGAAGTGTCAGAAGACTGCCTGTACCTCAACATCTACACTCCAGCAAAACCTGGAGAAAATACCAAACTACCT GTCATGGTTTGGATTCATGGTGGAGGACTAAGCATTGGTTCTGCATCAACGTACGATGGATCTGTTTTGTCTGCCTACCAGAATGTAGTTGTTGTCCTAATTCAGTACAGACTGGGTCTATTCGGCTTCTTTAG CACAGGAGATGAACACGCACCGGGAAACTACGGGCTTCTGGATCAGGTGGCAGCTCTTCAGTGGGTTCAGGAGAACATCCACAGCTTTGGAGGTGATCCTGGCTCAGTCACCATCTTTGGGGAATCTGCAGGAGGAGCCAGTGTGTCCTTTTTG CTTCTCTCTCCATTGTCTACTGGATTGTTCCATCGTGCCATTGCAGAAAGTGGCACTGCCACAATGAAAGGCATTGTGGGGAATCCTTTACCAGTAGCCCAG CTACTGGCTAACAGGTCGGGTTGTGACATAAGTAGCACACAAAAAATTGCTCAGTGCATCAAGCGGTGGTCGACTGAGGATGCGATAGCACTTTCAAAAGAG ACCTTGTTTCAACGGTTTGTAGTGACAGTAGATAAGACATTTCTTCCCAAGCCTGTGGAGGAACTCCTTCAGAACCAGGAGTTTCATAAAGTACCACTCATGACTGGTCTGACCAATGATGAGTTTGGTTGGTTGATGCCAAAT TTCCTTGCACCTtctgggtggatggatggaatgaATAAAGAACAAATACTTGCATCAATGACTCCTTTCACTTCTGAA ACACACCCTCAGTGGATTAATGAACTGCTGGTAGAAGAGTACCTGGGTTCTACTGCTGACCCAATTAAAAATCGTGATGGCTACAAAGAGTTGATGGCAGATATGATCTTCCTCATTCCAACTCTGACTCTGGCTAAAGCCCATAAAG CTGGTGGTGCTCCAGTTTATTTGTATGAGTTCCAGCAAGCACCCAGCATTTTTCAGGCTAACAGGCCCAGCTTTGTTGGAGCTGATCACACAGATGAACttgtctttgtttttggtttgtgcTTTGGAAACGCTCACGTCAAGGCAACTA ccTCATTAacgaagaaagaaaatgaactgTGTAGGACTGTGATGGCATACTGGGGAAACTTTGCTCGCACTGG GTCTCCAAATGGACCAGGCCTGACACCATGGCCTGAGTTTGGAGCTGAAGCTGAGTACCTGGGCATTGGCCTAGACCAAAAGCCTGGCAAGAACCTGAAGAAGGAGCGTTATATCTTTATGACTGAGAAGCTTCCAGAGTTGGTGGCTGCAGCTCAGACAAACACTGAACATGTTGAGCTGTAG
- the fbxo31 gene encoding F-box only protein 31 isoform X1 has product MAVCARLCGVGQSRRCRRRQRHGQREQESDSELDMDEEEEEEKIVGKGKARVLSSGPKGRGAVCGDAPASRSTAGSEDEEGGGGGGDTACAAAAPPQPRSLLDLPPELLVEIFSSLPGTALPSLALVCKKFRQILSTETIWRRRCAEEFGMKDDLRKLEVAGMSSRELYVKRVNPRVKSGRFMKLLPDYEHMDYRDVYTHLLYPYRYILGLWQPDIGPYGGLLNVVVDGLFIIGWMYLPPHDPRVEDPMRRRPLFRIHMWERNKATVECMYGHKGPHKGDIQTVKKDEFSTKCNQTDHHRMAGGRQEEFRTWLEEEWGRTLEDIFHEHMQELILMKFIYTSQYDNCLTYRRIYLPPCLPSDLLQPGLFKGTYGSHGLEIIMLSFHGSRAKATKLTGDPNVPAGQLTLDIDLSRPVQLPDLEHQRNIEELSRLVMGVHEEIQRGATGIVPPQEGTSAAEGSDAASGSGAEDAGSAGASSSQDETKPFVLPLGVMARNEVYPRSCKRCFYGTGLIAGHGFTSPERTPGLFVLFDDDRFGFIWLELKSFSLYSRLTDKLKHAQAPSMERFEAMLRNMQSWTS; this is encoded by the exons ATGGCGGTGTGTGCCAGGTTATGCGGGGTGGGACAGTCGCGGAGGTGCAGGCGGAGACAGAGACACGGCCAGCGCGAGCAGGAGAGCGACTCTGAGCTGGACATGgacgaggaagaggaggaagagaagaTCGTGGGTAAAGGCAAAGCGCGTGTCCTCAGCAGCGGTCCTAAAGGCCGTGGCGCAGTGTGCGGAGACGCTCCGGCCAGCCGTAGTACCGCGGGCTCTGAGGatgaagaaggaggaggaggaggaggagacacgGCCTGTGCTGCAGCAGCGCCTCCTCAGCCGCGATCTCTCCTGGATTTACCCCCAGAGCTGCTGGTGGAGATCTTCTCTTCTCTGCCCGGCACGGCGCTGCCCAGCCTGGCCCTGGTGTGCAAGAAATTCAGACAGATCCTCAGCACGGAGACGATATGGAGAAGACGCTGTGCAGAAG AGTTTGGCATGAAGGATGACTTGAGGAAGCTGGAGGTGGCGGGGATGTCCAGTCGGGAACTTTATGTCAAAC GGGTGAACCCTAGGGTGAAGTCGGGGCGTTTTATGAAGCTCCTGCCCGACTATGAGCACATGGACTACCGGGACGTGTACACACACC TGCTCTATCCATACCGATACATTTTGGGTCTCTGGCAGCCAGACATAGGCCCCTATGGAGGTCTGCTAAACGTAGTG GTGGATGGATTGTTTATCATTGGCTGGATGTATCTACCGCCCCATGATCCGCGCGTAGAAGATCCCATGCGGCGACGGCCCCTTTTCCGCATCCATATGTGGGAGCGTAACAAAGCCACTGTGGAGTGTATGTACGGCCACAAGGGACCTCACAAAGGGGACATTCAG ACAGTGAAAAAAGATGAGTTCTCGACCAAGTGCAACCAAACAGATCACCATCGAATGGCAGGGGGAAGACAAGAG gagttCCGCACATGGTTGGAGGAGGAATGGGGACGGACGCTAGAGGATATTTTTCATGAGCACATGCAGGAGTTGATTCTTATGAAGTTTATCTACACCAGCCAATATGA TAATTGCCTGACATATCGGCGGATCTACTTGCCCCCGTGCCTCCCTTCAGACCTACTGCAGCCGGGCCTCTTTAAAGGCACATACGGCAGCCATGGCCTGGAGATCATAATGCTGAGCTTCCATGGCTCTCGGGCCAAAGCCACCAAACTTACA GGTGACCCTAATGTACCAGCGGGTCAGCTGACCTTAGACATAGACCTGAGTCGGCCAGTGCAGCTGCCTGACTTGGAGCACCAGCGAAACATTGAGGAGCTTTCTCGCTTGGTGATGGGGGTACATGAAGAGATTCAGAGGGGTGCCACAGGAATCGTCCCCCCCCAAGAGGGTACTTCAGCGGCAGAGGGCTCTGATGCTGCCTCTGGATCTGGAGCTGAGGATGCAGGGAGTGCTGGAGCTTCTAGCAGCCAGGATGAAACTAAGCCCTTTGTCCTGCCTTTAGGGGTAATGGCCCGTAATGAGGTGTACCCACGTTCATGTAAGAGATG TTTCTATGGAACAGGTCTGATAGCTGGTCATGGCTTCACGAGTCCCGAGCGCACCCCTGGcctgtttgttctttttgacGATGACCGCTTCGGGTTCATCTGGCTGGAGCTGAAGTCCTTTAGCCTGTACAGCCGCTTGACAGACAAGCTGAAACACGCTCAGGCCCCCAGCATGGAGCGCTTTGAGGCCATGCTTCGCAACATGCAGTCCTGGACATCCTGA
- the fbxo31 gene encoding F-box only protein 31 isoform X2, whose translation MAVCARLCGVGQSRRCRRRQRHGQREQESDSELDMDEEEEEEKIVGKGKARVLSSGPKGRGAVCGDAPASRSTAGSEDEEGGGGGGDTACAAAAPPQPRSLLDLPPELLVEIFSSLPGTALPSLALVCKKFRQILSTETIWRRRCAEEFGMKDDLRKLEVAGMSSRELYVKLLYPYRYILGLWQPDIGPYGGLLNVVVDGLFIIGWMYLPPHDPRVEDPMRRRPLFRIHMWERNKATVECMYGHKGPHKGDIQTVKKDEFSTKCNQTDHHRMAGGRQEEFRTWLEEEWGRTLEDIFHEHMQELILMKFIYTSQYDNCLTYRRIYLPPCLPSDLLQPGLFKGTYGSHGLEIIMLSFHGSRAKATKLTGDPNVPAGQLTLDIDLSRPVQLPDLEHQRNIEELSRLVMGVHEEIQRGATGIVPPQEGTSAAEGSDAASGSGAEDAGSAGASSSQDETKPFVLPLGVMARNEVYPRSCKRCFYGTGLIAGHGFTSPERTPGLFVLFDDDRFGFIWLELKSFSLYSRLTDKLKHAQAPSMERFEAMLRNMQSWTS comes from the exons ATGGCGGTGTGTGCCAGGTTATGCGGGGTGGGACAGTCGCGGAGGTGCAGGCGGAGACAGAGACACGGCCAGCGCGAGCAGGAGAGCGACTCTGAGCTGGACATGgacgaggaagaggaggaagagaagaTCGTGGGTAAAGGCAAAGCGCGTGTCCTCAGCAGCGGTCCTAAAGGCCGTGGCGCAGTGTGCGGAGACGCTCCGGCCAGCCGTAGTACCGCGGGCTCTGAGGatgaagaaggaggaggaggaggaggagacacgGCCTGTGCTGCAGCAGCGCCTCCTCAGCCGCGATCTCTCCTGGATTTACCCCCAGAGCTGCTGGTGGAGATCTTCTCTTCTCTGCCCGGCACGGCGCTGCCCAGCCTGGCCCTGGTGTGCAAGAAATTCAGACAGATCCTCAGCACGGAGACGATATGGAGAAGACGCTGTGCAGAAG AGTTTGGCATGAAGGATGACTTGAGGAAGCTGGAGGTGGCGGGGATGTCCAGTCGGGAACTTTATGTCAAAC TGCTCTATCCATACCGATACATTTTGGGTCTCTGGCAGCCAGACATAGGCCCCTATGGAGGTCTGCTAAACGTAGTG GTGGATGGATTGTTTATCATTGGCTGGATGTATCTACCGCCCCATGATCCGCGCGTAGAAGATCCCATGCGGCGACGGCCCCTTTTCCGCATCCATATGTGGGAGCGTAACAAAGCCACTGTGGAGTGTATGTACGGCCACAAGGGACCTCACAAAGGGGACATTCAG ACAGTGAAAAAAGATGAGTTCTCGACCAAGTGCAACCAAACAGATCACCATCGAATGGCAGGGGGAAGACAAGAG gagttCCGCACATGGTTGGAGGAGGAATGGGGACGGACGCTAGAGGATATTTTTCATGAGCACATGCAGGAGTTGATTCTTATGAAGTTTATCTACACCAGCCAATATGA TAATTGCCTGACATATCGGCGGATCTACTTGCCCCCGTGCCTCCCTTCAGACCTACTGCAGCCGGGCCTCTTTAAAGGCACATACGGCAGCCATGGCCTGGAGATCATAATGCTGAGCTTCCATGGCTCTCGGGCCAAAGCCACCAAACTTACA GGTGACCCTAATGTACCAGCGGGTCAGCTGACCTTAGACATAGACCTGAGTCGGCCAGTGCAGCTGCCTGACTTGGAGCACCAGCGAAACATTGAGGAGCTTTCTCGCTTGGTGATGGGGGTACATGAAGAGATTCAGAGGGGTGCCACAGGAATCGTCCCCCCCCAAGAGGGTACTTCAGCGGCAGAGGGCTCTGATGCTGCCTCTGGATCTGGAGCTGAGGATGCAGGGAGTGCTGGAGCTTCTAGCAGCCAGGATGAAACTAAGCCCTTTGTCCTGCCTTTAGGGGTAATGGCCCGTAATGAGGTGTACCCACGTTCATGTAAGAGATG TTTCTATGGAACAGGTCTGATAGCTGGTCATGGCTTCACGAGTCCCGAGCGCACCCCTGGcctgtttgttctttttgacGATGACCGCTTCGGGTTCATCTGGCTGGAGCTGAAGTCCTTTAGCCTGTACAGCCGCTTGACAGACAAGCTGAAACACGCTCAGGCCCCCAGCATGGAGCGCTTTGAGGCCATGCTTCGCAACATGCAGTCCTGGACATCCTGA